Proteins encoded in a region of the Nocardia asteroides genome:
- a CDS encoding YcnI family protein, producing MHSSISRAVATTATAALVLLAGGTAAAHVTVDAPGAARGGYTVATFRVPTESDTASTTALTVTLPNLKSARTEPIPGWSAKVERNDKKEVTAITWTADPGAPGIPPGQFQRFAVSLGPLPELDSVSFPAQQTYSDGKVVKWDQPVDKDGEEPERPAPSMTLTAGEEHDADGHKVSSEAADDDVDHSDDTARWLGGIGLALGLLGVALGLGNVIRGRRA from the coding sequence ATGCACAGCTCGATTTCGCGCGCCGTCGCGACGACGGCCACCGCGGCTCTCGTTCTGCTCGCAGGCGGCACCGCCGCGGCACACGTCACGGTGGACGCCCCCGGCGCGGCCCGAGGCGGATACACCGTCGCCACCTTCCGGGTCCCCACCGAATCGGACACCGCGAGCACCACGGCGCTCACCGTCACCCTGCCCAACCTGAAATCCGCTCGCACCGAACCGATTCCCGGATGGTCGGCCAAGGTCGAACGCAACGACAAGAAAGAGGTCACCGCGATCACCTGGACCGCCGACCCGGGCGCCCCGGGCATTCCGCCCGGTCAGTTCCAGCGTTTCGCGGTGTCCCTCGGTCCGCTGCCCGAACTGGATTCGGTCAGCTTCCCCGCCCAGCAGACCTATTCCGACGGCAAGGTGGTCAAGTGGGACCAGCCGGTCGACAAGGACGGCGAGGAACCCGAGCGTCCCGCCCCGTCGATGACCCTCACCGCCGGTGAAGAACACGACGCGGACGGGCACAAGGTGAGCAGCGAAGCCGCCGACGACGACGTCGACCACAGCGACGACACGGCCCGCTGGCTCGGCGGCATCGGCCTCGCGCTCGGCCTGCTCGGCGTCGCGCTCGGCCTCGGGAACGTGATCCGCGGGCGGCGCGCATGA